The Denticeps clupeoides chromosome 1, fDenClu1.1, whole genome shotgun sequence genome segment GCCCAGGTTCAAAAGAAAGTCCTCCAAAGTGTGCAGGTCATCAAGGTGACTCACGGCAGCATCAACTACCAACATCACCTGAGGACAAACACTCCCTGTTACTAAGAGAATTTGACTGACATCTGACAGACGGAAGTGAGCAATAGTAcatatatttctgttttatgaGGGGTAATGGCTCCATGTTGAATATACCTTGCTGACGTGCTCCAGGAACTCAGGGCTGGACAGACACTCATTGGTACTCCCACAGTTGGTGCTGTAGTGGAAGAGGCTCAGCAGGGCCGGATCAAGCTCAAACAGTCTAGCACCACACACGCATCGAAACCACACAAGAATTCAGTACATGGCTTCCTGGATATATTTTCAcacacccccccctcccccctccactttgTGGAGCAGACGCTTTGCTTCAAAATAAAGGTTTCCCTGCCTGTCGCCAAGCAACAAGTCAAGCCTCTGGTCTCAGCATTAATGCAACGGATGTGGCAAGAGCGGCAAGAGTTTGTTTTGCCTCAGTTTACCATTAACCACCTAATATCCTACAAATAATGAACGGAAAGTATAAAAATTCTATTCATTCTGCCATTCTTACACAGTAGCATTTAAATGTCTGTACCTCTTTACTCTGatcaacattttttatatgaCTGCAAAAAATacaggttttaaaaataaaaactatgtaACATATTTGACTTTTTACACCTTCAGGAAGACATAATTGGTGTGATATTCTACTCGTCTGCAAATTAACCTCAAATCAATTGTCCACACGCTGCTCATACAAACCCAAGCAATGTAGGCACACAGGTTCTCTTGTACCCTACCTGGTGAACATGATGATTCCGTGTGGGACTTTGTTCCTCCCAAGGCTCTCCCAGCTTCCTCGGATCAGCTCCTTGTCTTTCAGTGTCAGTTTCTCCATTCTCTCTTGCAGCGTTGTCGTGAAGCCCACTTATGAGATTGCATTAACCTCCCCGCACACAGTCAGATCAAAGTCCTTGATCCCAGCACCCCTAACACTTTTACAGACTCCACCTTGGGGGAAGTCCTCACTTCGGATGCTTCCTGCAAATAAAGTGGAAAGAAATGAGAAGGATGGGTATATGAAAAGTCTACGACTGGTATCAGGTGAAGAATGTGCCCTCTGTCTGTTGTGAGGTGGGTTTTTCCGGATCTAGAGCCACGGTGTGATGTTGTAG includes the following:
- the ngb gene encoding neuroglobin, with amino-acid sequence MEKLTLKDKELIRGSWESLGRNKVPHGIIMFTRLFELDPALLSLFHYSTNCGSTNECLSSPEFLEHVSKVMLVVDAAVSHLDDLHTLEDFLLNLGRKHQAVGVNTQSFALVGESLLYMLQRGLGSAYTAPLHQAWLNMYSIVVAAMSRGWTKNGEHKAD